A single genomic interval of Dromiciops gliroides isolate mDroGli1 chromosome 1, mDroGli1.pri, whole genome shotgun sequence harbors:
- the LOC122734947 gene encoding protein transport protein Sec61 subunit gamma-like — protein MDQVMQFVEPSRQFVKDSIRLVKRCTKSDRKECQKIVMATAIGFAIMGFIGFFVKLIHIPINIIVGG, from the coding sequence ATGGATCAGGTAATGCAATTTGTTGAACCTAGTCGGCAGTTTGTGAAGGACTCAATTCGGCTTGTGAAAAGATGTACCAAGTCAGATAGAAAAGAATGCCAGAAGATCGTTATGGCAACAGCAATTGGATTTGCTATAATGGGattcattggtttttttgttaAATTGATCCATATCCCTATTAACATCATTGTTGGTGGCTGA